DNA sequence from the Leptospirillum ferrooxidans C2-3 genome:
CGGACGGACAGAAGTTTTTCTTTTGCCGATGACAAAAGTGAATGAAACGGCCCTTCCGTCAGAGAGAGACGTGAAGCCACCTCCGAAAACGGAAGATTCTTCCTGAAATGCCAGAACTCGTGTTCAAAGTTCGGTGTTTCCGAAAGGCCATAGGTGAGCGATACCACCTGATATTCCTCGGGGGTCAGAATCCTTGAGACCTCTTCACGCGTCCAGACATAATACTTCCCTTCCTCACCTTCAGAGTCGGCATCGAGGGCTGCATGAAACGCCCCGGAACTATCCCTCATTTCCCGAAAAAGCCAAGTCACAATGCCGTCACAAACCGAAGCGAGGCCGGCGTCTTCAGAAAGATGCGCACCTTCGGCGTAGACGCAAAGGAGAAGAGCATTGTCGTAAAGCATCTTTTCAAAATGGGGGATTGTCCATGTGCCATCCACGCTGTAACGGGAAAAACCGCCACCGATCTGATCGTAAATACCTCCGGAGGCCATCCTCTCCAGTGTGTGTCTTGCCATCCAGAGATCAAAAACCTCTCCTTCGCGCTCATACTCCCGGAGACATGCGGCAATATCCATTGGATGCGGAAACTTCGGTGCCGGGGTAAATCCACCGTCTTCCGAGTCGAACCGGGCTCGAAGACTGTCCCTGAGACGGGCTTCGGGCTCGATCGTCAGCGAGGACGGATCGGGGTTTGCACCTTCGCCAAGAGCATCCGATCGGGAGAGAAGCTCCGTCACAGGATGCTTTGTACCGGACAGAGCCTCTTTGTTTTCATCATAAAATTGCCGGATCTGGTGCAGAACCGAAATAAAACCGGGAAGACCGAATCGGGGACTTTTGGGGAAGTAGGTTCCTCCCGCAAACGGAACCTGGTCAGGGGTCAGAAACATCGTGAGGGGCCAGCCGCCGTTTCTTTTTGTAATCACGGTATGAGCCATCTGGTAGATATGATCGAGATCCGGACGTTCTTCCCTGTCGACCTTGATGTTGATGAAAGACTCATTCATGACCGAGGCCGTCTCCGGATCCTCAAAGGATTCATGGGCCATGACATGACACCAATGGCAGGCGGAGTACCCGATTGAAAGAAGAATCGGGCGATTCGTTTCATGGGCCAGAGAGAGTGCTTCCGGTCCCCATGGGTACCAGTTCACAGGATTTTCCGCATGCTGAAGAAGATAGGGACTCGTTTCCCGACTCAAGAGATTGGACATCAAGATCCTTTCAAGGGAACAAACTCCCCTATTATTATAATACAAACCATAAAAAACCAATATGCCATATAGGGATATGCCCAGATTGTCTTTCAGATTGTTGGAACTGATCCAAACAAGTTTCGAGCAAAAGTGGAACCCTCTTATTCTAACGGGGATGTGAACGATCATCAAATTCCATATTCGTCCACGTTTATACTAGATCTTTTCTGACAATCAGAGGATCCAAATCATTGGAGATGGGTAAAGTGTTCCGTCTTTAAGACGCTGACCATCGTGGGGGATCTTCAGGAAGAGATGGGAAAGGAAAGGCAGAGTGTCCGGGGCGTGATATCCCCCCCGGACACAAGCGCCACGCTAATTGAAGCCATATCTTCGGATAAAGAGGTTCTTGACCATCTGGGCCAAAAGGCAGTAGGGAACAAGAAGG
Encoded proteins:
- a CDS encoding thioredoxin domain-containing protein, which produces MSNLLSRETSPYLLQHAENPVNWYPWGPEALSLAHETNRPILLSIGYSACHWCHVMAHESFEDPETASVMNESFINIKVDREERPDLDHIYQMAHTVITKRNGGWPLTMFLTPDQVPFAGGTYFPKSPRFGLPGFISVLHQIRQFYDENKEALSGTKHPVTELLSRSDALGEGANPDPSSLTIEPEARLRDSLRARFDSEDGGFTPAPKFPHPMDIAACLREYEREGEVFDLWMARHTLERMASGGIYDQIGGGFSRYSVDGTWTIPHFEKMLYDNALLLCVYAEGAHLSEDAGLASVCDGIVTWLFREMRDSSGAFHAALDADSEGEEGKYYVWTREEVSRILTPEEYQVVSLTYGLSETPNFEHEFWHFRKNLPFSEVASRLSLTEGPFHSLLSSAKEKLLSVRSQRIPPGKDDKVLTGWNGLLARGLIRAGRILDRPEWIMEGQKILDILRETLWTGDHLLAVRTKGESRLNAYLDDYAYVLDALVESLATVYRPSDLAWALSLADVLVSKFWDDAAGGFHFTSHDHEQLIHRPKSGHDAAIPSGSAVTCRALNRLAHLSGRMDWLEKVGRTLALYSKPMLEQPMGYASMIMALGEYLSPPVIVLVRGKSSLEWSLSARAKSPLDTLIIDLGERDSLSLPDFLQKPPATGVSFETQADVCGGGVCLSPVTDLKDLLSQIRTVTGRPKKENE